A genomic window from Herbiconiux aconitum includes:
- a CDS encoding Gfo/Idh/MocA family protein translates to MTLRPAPGDDRDAIRVGMLGYGFMGTAHSNALKTLSYMFPDGPRPDLRAIAGRSEDAVRRAATRFGWEQYTTDWRDIVADPDIQVFDNVGPDAAHFEPTLAAIEAGKHVVCEKPLATTVAEAARLVDAAEAAGVKNLTCFNYRFVPAVRLAHDIIANGDLGEIYSASFRYAQEWRTDPEAELPTWTGALSVIGCHAVDQARYLVGELDSVSAILSNPVTSADRAEPIDTVASIVQFSGGATGDIGASLIAPGRRNRLGWEINGSKGSLVWDLENLNVLKAFTRTGGPLDGFADVIVNESQHPLVGAWWPSGHILGWEHSHVNMLAHFLAAVADGGEVGPEAATFADGLAAAKVAEAITRSSETGERTAVS, encoded by the coding sequence ATGACGCTGAGGCCCGCCCCCGGCGACGACCGCGACGCCATCCGTGTGGGGATGCTCGGCTACGGCTTCATGGGCACCGCGCACAGCAACGCACTGAAGACGCTCTCCTACATGTTCCCCGATGGCCCCAGACCCGATCTGCGGGCCATTGCGGGGAGATCCGAAGACGCCGTGCGCCGGGCCGCGACCCGATTCGGCTGGGAGCAGTACACCACCGACTGGCGCGACATCGTGGCCGATCCCGACATCCAGGTCTTCGACAACGTGGGCCCGGATGCCGCTCATTTCGAACCGACGCTGGCCGCCATCGAGGCGGGCAAGCACGTCGTCTGCGAGAAACCGCTGGCCACCACGGTCGCCGAGGCAGCACGCCTGGTCGACGCCGCCGAAGCGGCCGGGGTCAAGAACCTCACCTGCTTCAACTACCGCTTCGTGCCGGCCGTGCGACTCGCCCACGACATCATCGCGAACGGCGACTTGGGCGAGATCTACAGCGCAAGCTTCCGCTACGCGCAGGAATGGCGCACCGATCCTGAAGCGGAGCTGCCCACGTGGACGGGTGCGCTCTCCGTCATCGGATGCCACGCGGTCGATCAAGCGCGCTACCTGGTGGGGGAGCTCGACTCCGTCTCGGCGATCCTCTCGAACCCGGTGACCTCGGCCGACCGGGCCGAGCCCATCGACACGGTCGCGTCGATCGTGCAGTTCAGCGGGGGCGCCACCGGTGACATCGGGGCGAGCCTGATCGCCCCCGGGCGCCGGAACCGGCTGGGTTGGGAGATCAACGGCTCCAAGGGTTCCCTCGTGTGGGACCTCGAGAACCTGAACGTGCTGAAGGCGTTCACCCGCACCGGCGGCCCGCTCGACGGCTTCGCCGACGTCATCGTGAACGAGTCGCAGCATCCGCTGGTGGGCGCGTGGTGGCCGAGTGGGCACATCCTGGGCTGGGAGCATTCCCACGTCAACATGCTCGCGCATTTCCTCGCTGCCGTCGCGGACGGCGGGGAGGTCGGGCCCGAAGCCGCGACCTTCGCCGACGGACTGGCCGCCGCGAAGGTCGCCGAGGCGATCACGCGGTCGTCGGAGACCGGTGAACGCACGGCGGTGAGCTGA
- a CDS encoding sugar phosphate isomerase/epimerase family protein: MTTVLVGIDSYSFHRYFGEIYPQQTDPGTRWDMKDDFIPFAVSLDVDEVALETLFFPAFDDAYCSAVSDALDEAGLRRVIGWGHPDGLHRGQDAEALQDLIRHIPRAGKVGADIMRIVASSMLYVDEPHGPQVEASIKMLKEATKVAEDNNVTLAIENHIDFTSLEILEIVQSIDSPNFRVNFDTGNALRLYEDPVEAARNLAPYTVATHTKDITTRRGGAPSERFLFWPSCPAGEGLIDFHGIARVLDEAGFEGSLAIELDLLASPWNDRTEEENVAESIAFLKSVVAELESSKVPEVSA; encoded by the coding sequence GTGACCACCGTGCTTGTGGGCATCGACAGCTACAGCTTCCACCGCTACTTCGGGGAGATCTACCCCCAGCAGACCGATCCGGGCACGCGCTGGGACATGAAAGACGACTTCATTCCCTTCGCTGTCTCTCTCGACGTCGACGAGGTGGCCTTGGAGACCCTGTTCTTCCCCGCCTTCGACGACGCCTACTGCTCGGCCGTCAGCGACGCGCTCGACGAAGCCGGCCTCCGCCGGGTGATCGGGTGGGGGCATCCGGATGGCCTGCACCGCGGGCAGGACGCCGAGGCTCTGCAAGACCTGATCCGCCACATCCCCCGGGCCGGCAAGGTCGGAGCCGACATCATGCGCATCGTGGCGTCGAGCATGCTCTACGTCGACGAGCCGCACGGACCGCAGGTCGAGGCGTCGATCAAGATGCTCAAGGAGGCCACCAAGGTGGCCGAAGACAACAACGTCACCCTGGCCATCGAGAACCACATCGACTTCACCTCGCTCGAAATCCTCGAAATCGTGCAGAGCATCGATTCCCCGAATTTCCGCGTGAACTTCGACACCGGCAACGCGTTGCGGCTCTATGAAGACCCGGTGGAGGCGGCGCGCAACCTCGCTCCCTACACGGTGGCGACCCACACCAAGGACATCACCACGCGCCGCGGCGGAGCTCCGTCGGAGCGCTTCCTGTTCTGGCCGTCCTGCCCGGCCGGCGAAGGGCTCATCGACTTCCACGGCATCGCCCGGGTGCTCGACGAAGCCGGGTTCGAGGGTTCCCTCGCGATCGAGCTCGATCTGCTCGCCTCGCCCTGGAACGACCGAACCGAAGAGGAGAACGTGGCAGAGAGCATCGCCTTCCTCAAGTCGGTCGTCGCGGAGCTCGAGTCGTCGAAGGTGCCGGAGGTGAGCGCATGA
- a CDS encoding NUDIX domain-containing protein — MAIDPLTNDQPGRPGIDIPDRRGRTRLDQTGRDLTGNPRVRVTDVDLLTSNWYVTRTTRFEFQHSDGHWSTEERETYDRGNGATILLHDAARRTVLLIRQFRYPAYVNGHPDGLLLELPAGLLDEDDPETAIRREAREETGYAIGEVQHVFDAYMSPGSVTEKLFFFAAPYDASNRADAGGGLADEGEDIELVELGIDDALARIGTDIVDAKTIMLLQWAALSGPFAHSPRSGKSG, encoded by the coding sequence GTGGCGATCGACCCGCTGACGAACGATCAGCCGGGGCGCCCGGGCATCGACATCCCCGACCGCCGGGGTCGCACCCGACTCGATCAGACCGGGCGCGACCTCACCGGCAATCCGCGCGTGCGGGTGACGGATGTCGACCTGCTCACCTCGAATTGGTACGTCACCCGCACCACCCGATTCGAGTTCCAGCACAGCGACGGCCACTGGTCGACCGAGGAGCGCGAGACCTACGACCGCGGCAACGGGGCCACGATCCTGCTGCACGACGCAGCGCGCCGAACAGTGCTGCTCATCCGGCAATTCCGTTATCCCGCCTACGTCAACGGCCATCCCGACGGACTGCTGCTCGAACTGCCCGCCGGGTTGCTCGACGAAGACGACCCCGAGACCGCCATCCGTCGCGAGGCCCGCGAAGAGACCGGCTACGCGATCGGCGAGGTGCAACACGTCTTCGACGCTTACATGAGCCCCGGATCGGTCACCGAGAAGCTCTTCTTCTTCGCCGCCCCCTACGACGCCTCGAACCGCGCGGATGCCGGTGGCGGGCTCGCCGACGAAGGCGAAGACATCGAGTTGGTCGAGCTGGGCATCGACGACGCGCTCGCCCGCATCGGCACCGACATCGTCGACGCGAAGACGATCATGTTGCTCCAGTGGGCCGCGCTGTCGGGCCCCTTCGCTCACTCGCCGCGATCGGGGAAGTCGGGGTAG
- a CDS encoding type II toxin-antitoxin system VapC family toxin: MIYVDSCMFIYSIEDLSAKGDAVRARFAMFADQLVASPLVELECRVGPLRDGNAILLRRFERAFARVRMLDMSPAVYRQAATVRARYGTKAMDSLHLATAQVHECDSLWTNDLRLQNAAGGLAIETF, translated from the coding sequence GTGATCTACGTGGATTCGTGCATGTTCATCTATTCGATCGAGGACCTGTCGGCGAAAGGCGATGCCGTTCGGGCGCGGTTCGCGATGTTCGCCGATCAGCTCGTCGCGAGTCCTCTCGTCGAACTCGAATGCCGGGTCGGCCCGCTTCGAGACGGAAATGCGATACTGCTCCGCCGTTTCGAGCGAGCATTCGCCCGGGTTCGCATGCTCGACATGTCGCCGGCCGTCTATCGTCAGGCGGCAACGGTCAGAGCTCGCTACGGAACCAAAGCGATGGACTCGCTTCACCTGGCGACCGCCCAGGTGCACGAATGCGATTCGCTCTGGACCAATGACCTTCGCCTCCAGAACGCAGCCGGAGGTCTTGCGATCGAGACGTTCTGA
- a CDS encoding aldose 1-epimerase, with amino-acid sequence MSRFSVAETQLGSSPIVVVSSADGATEASIALHGATLLSWVVTDAGERIDLVDGYATEQELLEQHGVRNGIMAPFTNRVRDGRYEFGGEAFDLRGSSPTDPDLVLHGLIRERAFTVASVETGEDSAVIRLSSSALDGSVEGYPFVVRVDVEYAFSGHALRIRITGRNEGSVDAPFASGWHPYFRLGAAPVADLELTVPASVRVATDDDLIPFDGRAAFVALDDDDPLSFRSGRAVGDTAVDTYYTGLQGFEGGPFHTHLRDPTTGRALDVWQERGSMHVYTADHLAREPRGSIALEPVERLTNAFNRSDQRAHIVLAPGQERSFAFGVYLVPAASA; translated from the coding sequence ATGTCGCGTTTCTCGGTCGCCGAGACCCAGCTCGGTTCCTCGCCCATCGTGGTGGTATCCAGCGCCGATGGCGCCACCGAAGCGTCGATCGCGTTGCACGGCGCCACACTGCTGTCCTGGGTGGTGACGGATGCCGGCGAACGGATCGACCTGGTCGACGGTTATGCCACCGAGCAGGAGCTCCTCGAGCAGCACGGCGTGCGCAACGGCATCATGGCTCCGTTCACCAACCGGGTGCGAGACGGCCGCTACGAGTTCGGGGGCGAAGCCTTCGATCTGCGCGGCAGTTCGCCGACCGACCCCGACCTCGTTCTTCACGGGCTGATCCGGGAGCGCGCGTTCACGGTCGCTTCCGTGGAGACCGGCGAGGACTCGGCCGTCATTCGGCTCAGCAGCTCCGCTCTCGACGGATCGGTCGAAGGCTACCCCTTCGTGGTGCGAGTCGATGTCGAGTACGCCTTCTCCGGCCACGCCCTGCGCATCCGCATCACCGGGCGGAACGAAGGATCGGTCGACGCCCCGTTCGCCAGCGGCTGGCATCCGTACTTCCGCCTGGGCGCGGCACCGGTCGCCGACCTCGAGCTGACGGTGCCGGCCAGCGTGCGCGTGGCCACCGACGACGACCTCATCCCGTTCGACGGGCGCGCCGCCTTCGTGGCGCTCGACGACGACGATCCGCTCTCGTTCCGGTCGGGTCGTGCTGTCGGCGACACCGCCGTCGACACCTACTACACGGGATTGCAGGGCTTCGAGGGCGGGCCGTTCCACACGCACCTCCGCGACCCGACGACCGGGCGTGCGCTCGACGTGTGGCAGGAGCGCGGATCGATGCACGTGTACACCGCAGACCACCTCGCCCGGGAGCCGCGCGGATCGATCGCGCTCGAACCGGTGGAGCGGCTGACGAACGCCTTCAATCGAAGCGACCAGCGGGCCCACATCGTGCTGGCCCCGGGGCAGGAGCGCTCGTTCGCGTTCGGTGTCTACCTCGTGCCGGCCGCCTCGGCCTGA
- a CDS encoding lytic transglycosylase domain-containing protein → MRKTWGAVVGAGLTAVVLLTGCTAGAGGSTATGPDATFAVNAEAARASGVTDTAFDDGTPSADLVDTGWLDRVAEATDIPRRALQGYAGAALAIGEQQPDCHLGWNTLAGIGWVESHHGTIFGGHIQDNGVTSDLIIGVALDGNGFQEIPDSDAGAVDGDTEWDRAVGPMQIVPTTWAAWATEANGDGVPDIHNIDDSSLSAAEYLCYSGGDLGTEDGWRTAIGAYNESPAYLDEVLDYANRYASEAMAEN, encoded by the coding sequence GTGAGGAAAACGTGGGGTGCCGTTGTCGGCGCAGGGCTGACCGCGGTGGTGCTGCTGACGGGGTGCACGGCGGGCGCGGGCGGATCGACGGCGACCGGGCCCGATGCCACGTTCGCGGTGAACGCCGAGGCGGCCCGCGCATCCGGGGTCACTGACACCGCCTTCGACGACGGAACGCCGAGCGCCGACCTCGTCGACACCGGATGGCTGGACCGGGTCGCCGAGGCGACCGACATCCCGCGCCGCGCCCTGCAGGGCTACGCGGGAGCAGCGCTCGCGATCGGCGAGCAACAACCCGACTGCCACCTCGGCTGGAACACCCTCGCCGGCATCGGCTGGGTCGAATCGCACCACGGCACCATCTTCGGCGGGCACATCCAAGACAACGGGGTCACCAGCGACCTCATCATCGGAGTGGCGCTCGACGGCAACGGATTCCAGGAGATCCCCGACTCGGATGCCGGCGCCGTCGACGGCGACACCGAATGGGATCGCGCGGTCGGGCCCATGCAGATCGTGCCCACCACCTGGGCCGCCTGGGCCACGGAAGCCAACGGCGACGGGGTGCCCGACATCCACAACATCGACGACTCCTCCCTCTCGGCGGCGGAATACCTCTGCTACTCGGGCGGAGACCTCGGCACCGAAGACGGCTGGCGCACCGCGATCGGCGCCTACAACGAGTCACCCGCCTACCTCGACGAAGTGCTCGACTACGCGAACCGGTACGCGAGTGAGGCCATGGCTGAGAACTGA
- a CDS encoding NAD(P)-dependent oxidoreductase, whose protein sequence is MLGRILVTPRSLTKAGLRAVPELRPLEEAGFELIATPAGMTPSDEDLASALPGVRGWLAGVEPITRATLEHADGLEVISRNGTGVDNIDAQAAADRGIRITRAAGANAQGVAELALAAALSCARSLSWSSDSVKRGSWDRWQGREIADLRVGVVGLGAIGATVAGLFRSLGASVVGHDPFTDLDGLDNLPLEELFARSNTVSLHAPPPTDGRALVDERLLSLMPAGSTLVNTARSALVDDAAVLAALESGRLGGYAVDAYDTEPPAPSALLRHPRVLATPHLGGYTGASVSRATSMAVDNLLAHLAPARVPIRHDSGSLP, encoded by the coding sequence ATGCTGGGACGGATACTGGTGACTCCGCGGTCGTTGACCAAAGCGGGACTGAGGGCGGTGCCCGAGCTGCGCCCGCTCGAAGAGGCAGGCTTCGAGCTGATCGCGACCCCGGCCGGGATGACACCGAGTGACGAGGACCTGGCATCCGCTCTTCCCGGCGTGCGCGGGTGGCTCGCCGGAGTCGAACCCATCACGCGCGCCACGCTGGAGCACGCCGATGGGCTGGAAGTCATCAGCCGCAACGGAACGGGTGTCGACAACATCGACGCCCAGGCGGCCGCCGATCGGGGCATCCGGATCACCCGAGCGGCTGGGGCCAACGCGCAAGGCGTGGCGGAGCTCGCCCTCGCAGCAGCGCTCAGTTGCGCGCGATCGCTGTCCTGGTCATCCGACTCGGTGAAGCGTGGCAGCTGGGATCGCTGGCAGGGCCGAGAGATCGCCGACCTCCGGGTGGGCGTTGTCGGTCTCGGCGCCATCGGAGCCACCGTGGCCGGTCTCTTCCGGTCGCTCGGGGCATCCGTCGTCGGGCACGACCCGTTCACCGACCTCGACGGGCTCGACAACCTCCCGCTCGAAGAACTCTTCGCGCGCTCGAACACGGTGTCGCTGCACGCACCTCCCCCGACCGACGGGCGCGCCCTGGTCGACGAGAGGCTGCTCTCGCTGATGCCGGCCGGATCGACACTGGTGAACACGGCCCGATCCGCACTCGTCGATGACGCCGCCGTGCTCGCGGCGCTGGAATCGGGCCGGCTCGGAGGCTACGCCGTCGATGCATACGACACCGAGCCGCCGGCGCCGTCGGCCCTGCTTCGTCATCCCCGCGTGCTCGCGACTCCGCACCTCGGCGGCTACACCGGCGCCAGCGTCAGCCGTGCGACCTCCATGGCCGTCGACAACCTCCTCGCCCACCTGGCGCCCGCCAGGGTGCCGATCCGCCACGACTCAGGAAGCCTGCCATGA
- a CDS encoding bifunctional 4-hydroxy-2-oxoglutarate aldolase/2-dehydro-3-deoxy-phosphogluconate aldolase, producing the protein MTEHDLSAVRRHGVIAVLRAPSVATALDTTEALLRGGITAIEVTYSTPDPAAVIAEIVRRHGDEVYVGAGTIRRPEQAAEVADAGAAFLVSPGTDAELAAAMKATGAMVMLGGMTPSEVMLASKLGADLVKVFPSSLGGPGYLGALRGPFPDIAFMPTGGVTAENLDAWFAAGATAVGAGGDLVSSHAMAAGDWETIEATARRFARALHATRATADAAR; encoded by the coding sequence ATGACCGAACACGACCTGTCCGCCGTTCGCCGTCACGGAGTCATCGCGGTGCTTCGCGCGCCGAGTGTGGCAACAGCCCTCGACACCACCGAAGCGCTCCTGCGGGGCGGCATCACGGCGATCGAGGTCACCTACAGCACGCCCGACCCGGCCGCCGTGATCGCCGAGATCGTGCGGCGGCACGGTGACGAGGTGTACGTGGGCGCCGGCACCATCCGTCGGCCCGAGCAGGCCGCCGAGGTGGCCGACGCGGGAGCGGCCTTCCTCGTCAGCCCAGGCACCGATGCCGAGCTCGCCGCCGCGATGAAGGCCACCGGGGCCATGGTGATGCTCGGCGGCATGACACCGAGCGAGGTGATGCTGGCCTCGAAACTCGGCGCCGACCTGGTGAAGGTGTTCCCGTCGTCGCTCGGCGGCCCGGGCTATCTCGGGGCCCTTCGGGGGCCTTTCCCCGACATCGCGTTCATGCCCACCGGTGGCGTGACGGCAGAGAACCTCGACGCCTGGTTCGCCGCCGGAGCGACGGCCGTGGGCGCGGGTGGCGATCTCGTGTCGAGTCACGCAATGGCGGCCGGCGACTGGGAGACCATCGAAGCCACGGCTCGGCGATTCGCCCGGGCGCTGCACGCGACCCGCGCCACGGCCGATGCCGCACGCTGA
- a CDS encoding phosphotriesterase family protein: MPHAEPETRSRLVRTVTGDVAPEALAKIDYHEHLFQISPLLPGDELDDERASSEEAASLVQSGFDAMIDATPIGLGRSPAATVRISAATGLAVIATTGVHHDGHYAPNHWLREWSAAQLVDALVTDVTEGLPPEDAPSRQPPLPGGRRAGVLKAGIGYWSISRFERRTLNAIGQAHAETGAPVMVHLEHGSAAFEVIDILIAGGVEPEATVLAHVDRNPDPYLHADLAATGAYLGYDGFARSKSWPDSVIVECAVRAASMGAARRILIGGDVARRSRYPAYGGMPGLAYLGRRGLPLIERIGGADLAHLVATENPRRFLARF, from the coding sequence ATGCCGCACGCTGAGCCGGAGACCCGCAGCCGCCTGGTTCGCACCGTGACCGGCGATGTGGCACCGGAGGCTCTCGCGAAGATCGACTACCACGAGCATCTCTTCCAGATCTCCCCCCTCCTGCCCGGCGACGAGCTCGACGACGAGCGCGCCAGCTCAGAGGAGGCCGCGTCGCTCGTGCAATCGGGTTTCGACGCCATGATCGACGCGACACCGATCGGTCTCGGCCGCTCGCCCGCAGCCACCGTGCGGATCAGCGCCGCCACCGGCCTGGCGGTCATCGCCACCACCGGCGTGCACCACGACGGACACTACGCCCCGAACCACTGGCTCCGCGAGTGGAGTGCCGCGCAGCTGGTCGACGCTCTGGTGACGGATGTCACGGAGGGACTTCCGCCGGAAGACGCGCCCTCCCGGCAGCCTCCTCTCCCGGGTGGGCGGCGTGCGGGTGTGCTGAAGGCCGGCATCGGCTACTGGAGCATCTCGCGCTTCGAACGCCGAACGCTCAACGCGATCGGGCAGGCCCACGCTGAGACCGGGGCGCCCGTCATGGTGCATCTGGAGCACGGCAGTGCCGCCTTCGAAGTCATCGACATCCTCATCGCGGGCGGGGTCGAGCCCGAGGCCACGGTGCTCGCTCATGTCGACCGGAACCCCGATCCCTACTTGCATGCCGACCTCGCGGCGACCGGCGCGTATCTCGGTTATGACGGTTTCGCCCGATCGAAGTCGTGGCCCGATTCCGTGATCGTGGAGTGCGCGGTGCGCGCGGCATCGATGGGGGCTGCTCGGCGCATCCTGATCGGGGGCGATGTCGCCCGTCGTAGTCGCTACCCGGCCTATGGCGGCATGCCGGGCCTCGCCTACCTCGGGCGGCGCGGACTGCCCCTGATCGAACGGATCGGAGGAGCGGATCTCGCGCACCTCGTCGCGACCGAGAACCCGCGTCGCTTCCTCGCCCGCTTCTGA
- a CDS encoding type II toxin-antitoxin system Phd/YefM family antitoxin has protein sequence MLNARNQFAKLIARAEAGEEVVVSRRGKPVAKIVRFVEEPEYFTGKTFVEWLEANPLPEHLRKTPEEIDAIIADLRGDDDE, from the coding sequence ATGCTGAACGCGCGAAATCAGTTCGCGAAACTCATTGCACGAGCTGAAGCAGGAGAAGAGGTCGTTGTCTCGCGCCGCGGAAAACCCGTCGCCAAGATCGTTCGGTTCGTCGAAGAGCCCGAGTATTTCACGGGCAAGACTTTCGTCGAATGGCTCGAGGCGAATCCCCTTCCGGAGCATCTCCGCAAGACACCCGAAGAGATCGACGCGATCATCGCTGATCTGCGGGGGGATGACGACGAGTGA
- a CDS encoding YajQ family cyclic di-GMP-binding protein, translated as MADSSFDVVSKVDKMEADNALNQAQKEVAQRYDFKNIGASIEQSGEKVLMKANSEERVKAILEVYESKLIKRGISLRSLDAGEPYASGKEYRLEASMKEGIAQDDAKKINKLIRDEAPKSVKSQIQGDELRVSSKSRDDLQATMALLKGADLDVALQFINFR; from the coding sequence ATGGCAGATTCATCGTTTGACGTGGTCAGCAAGGTCGACAAGATGGAGGCGGACAACGCCCTCAATCAGGCGCAGAAGGAGGTCGCGCAGCGCTACGACTTCAAGAACATCGGGGCCTCGATCGAGCAGAGCGGTGAGAAGGTGCTGATGAAGGCCAACTCCGAGGAGCGGGTGAAGGCCATCCTCGAGGTCTACGAGTCGAAGCTCATCAAGCGCGGCATCTCCCTCCGCTCGCTCGACGCCGGCGAACCCTACGCGAGCGGCAAGGAGTACCGCCTCGAGGCCTCCATGAAGGAGGGCATCGCTCAAGACGACGCGAAGAAGATCAACAAGCTCATCCGCGACGAGGCTCCGAAGAGCGTCAAGTCGCAGATTCAGGGCGACGAGCTGCGGGTCTCCTCCAAGAGCCGCGACGACCTCCAGGCCACGATGGCGCTGCTGAAGGGCGCCGACCTCGACGTGGCCCTCCAGTTCATCAACTTCCGCTGA